A region of Micromonospora chokoriensis DNA encodes the following proteins:
- a CDS encoding TIGR03089 family protein, giving the protein MQPTVTADLTVPPTAIESPMLSYRDEATGERVDLTAQQVGSWAARSAGLLRDGCGLGPGSRVAVLLPPHWRTAAVLLGAWACGLAVSFRPRATAGLPVLEPGGDRPFDAVLVTPQRQDDWLEDVPDAPHRYLVGTGPGPLADVPLGWLDWSAEVLRHPDTTPDHTAIHPSDPATADGTTYGQWGAIAQGIAEVLDLRAGDRLLVDAAEHEEPLKWLLAPLSAGASVVISANLDPARRDAIVAAERVTRVL; this is encoded by the coding sequence ATGCAGCCAACCGTCACGGCCGACCTGACGGTCCCGCCCACCGCCATCGAGAGCCCGATGCTGAGCTACCGCGACGAGGCGACCGGCGAGCGCGTCGACCTGACCGCCCAGCAGGTCGGTTCCTGGGCTGCGCGTAGCGCCGGCCTGCTGCGGGACGGCTGCGGGCTCGGCCCCGGCAGCCGCGTAGCGGTGCTGCTGCCGCCGCACTGGCGTACCGCAGCGGTGTTGTTGGGCGCGTGGGCCTGCGGCCTGGCGGTGTCGTTCCGGCCGCGCGCCACGGCGGGCCTGCCGGTGCTGGAGCCCGGCGGTGACCGGCCGTTCGACGCGGTTCTCGTGACGCCGCAGCGGCAGGACGACTGGTTGGAGGACGTGCCGGACGCGCCACACCGCTACCTCGTCGGCACCGGGCCCGGTCCGCTGGCGGACGTGCCGTTGGGCTGGCTGGACTGGTCCGCCGAGGTGCTTCGCCACCCCGACACCACGCCCGACCACACCGCCATCCACCCGTCGGACCCGGCCACCGCGGACGGCACCACCTACGGCCAGTGGGGCGCCATCGCCCAGGGCATCGCCGAGGTGCTGGACCTGCGTGCCGGTGACCGGCTGCTGGTCGACGCGGCCGAGCACGAGGAGCCGTTGAAGTGGTTGCTCGCGCCGCTCTCCGCGGGCGCGTCAGTGGTCATCAGCGCCAACCTCGACCCGGCGCGGCGGGACGCGATCGTCGCCGCCGAACGGGTGACCCGCGTCCTCTGA
- a CDS encoding esterase-like activity of phytase family protein: protein MTLRRAFTALTAAGVAAASLTGATPASAGAHHPGGSLAFDRVATYPVFQNRPAGEDPATATVAEISAVSEDGRTLIHTDALAKRIGFLDISRADRPRGLGTLSLAQLGDAEDEPTSVAVVGKYVLVVVNTSSSFTEPSGRLDVIELAGRKRVASFDLGGQPDSIAISADQRYAAIAIENERDEEATPPGGEEGDLPQAPAGFVQIVDLVGKSPAGWRLRPVALTGADGSALPALVRAGLAAPTDPEPEYVSINSRNQLAVTLQENNGVVLVDLPTGRVTRVFSAGTATISGIDTRKDGVIDLTGSITDVPREPDAVAWIDDRYLATANEGDWHGGTRGWSVFDSHSGRVAWDAGNTFERLAVTYGLHNEDRAGKKGTEPEGVAVASYDGVRYAFVGSERSNFVAVYDLTDPTRPVFKQVLPTTNGPEGLLPIPSRGLLAVSSEEDDASVNVRASVSLFQLGKGRPTFPSIVSGTDPAGAPIGWGALGALSAAPGKRDQLYSVTDSAYTQTRILTIDAKRTPAVITGALPVKDAAGAPVGYDAEGLFARPQGGFWLAVEGAKGAENKLVRLDEAGVTRQTVALPAEVAAGLGKQGLEGVTATTDRQGREIVWVAVQRELGTDPAGVVRLGRYDVTAGTWSWFGYQLEATTVPGDWMGLSEITVVGDRLAVVERDKLNGPAATVKRIYTVPLPGAAATGPLTVLPKTLAVDVLPALRATNGWTQEKLEGLTVAGNGEVYAITDNDAVQDATGETVLLRLGDSRKVFGHR, encoded by the coding sequence TTGACACTCAGAAGAGCATTCACCGCGCTCACCGCAGCCGGTGTCGCCGCCGCCAGCCTGACCGGGGCCACCCCCGCGTCGGCCGGAGCGCACCACCCGGGCGGGTCGCTCGCTTTCGACCGGGTCGCCACCTACCCGGTGTTCCAGAACCGCCCGGCCGGTGAGGACCCGGCGACCGCGACGGTCGCCGAGATCTCGGCGGTCAGCGAGGACGGCCGCACTCTGATCCACACCGACGCACTGGCCAAGCGGATCGGCTTCCTGGACATCTCCCGGGCCGACCGGCCGCGCGGCCTCGGCACGCTCTCCCTCGCGCAGCTCGGCGACGCCGAGGACGAGCCGACCTCGGTCGCCGTGGTCGGGAAGTACGTGCTGGTGGTGGTGAACACCAGCAGCAGCTTCACTGAGCCGTCCGGTCGCCTCGACGTGATCGAGTTGGCCGGCCGCAAGCGGGTGGCCAGCTTCGATCTGGGCGGCCAGCCCGACTCGATCGCGATCAGCGCTGACCAGCGGTACGCCGCGATAGCGATCGAGAACGAGCGCGACGAGGAGGCCACCCCGCCCGGCGGTGAGGAGGGCGACCTGCCCCAGGCGCCCGCCGGTTTCGTGCAGATCGTCGACCTGGTCGGGAAGTCCCCGGCCGGTTGGCGGCTGCGGCCGGTCGCGCTGACCGGCGCCGACGGCAGCGCGTTGCCCGCGTTGGTCCGGGCGGGCCTCGCCGCGCCCACCGACCCGGAGCCGGAGTACGTCTCGATCAACAGCCGCAACCAGCTGGCCGTGACGCTCCAGGAGAACAACGGCGTCGTCCTCGTCGACCTGCCCACCGGCCGGGTCACCCGGGTGTTCAGCGCGGGCACCGCCACGATCAGCGGGATCGACACCAGGAAGGACGGTGTCATCGACCTGACCGGCAGCATCACCGACGTGCCGCGCGAGCCGGACGCGGTGGCCTGGATCGACGACCGGTACCTCGCCACGGCCAACGAGGGTGACTGGCACGGCGGCACCCGCGGCTGGTCCGTCTTCGACAGCCACAGCGGCCGGGTCGCCTGGGACGCCGGCAACACCTTCGAGCGGCTCGCCGTCACGTACGGGCTGCACAACGAGGACCGGGCCGGCAAGAAAGGCACCGAGCCGGAGGGCGTGGCGGTCGCCTCGTACGACGGCGTGCGGTACGCGTTCGTCGGCTCGGAACGCAGCAACTTCGTCGCCGTCTACGACCTCACCGACCCCACGAGGCCGGTGTTCAAGCAGGTCCTGCCGACCACCAACGGGCCGGAAGGGCTCCTGCCGATCCCGTCGCGCGGGCTGCTCGCGGTCTCCAGCGAGGAGGACGACGCGTCGGTGAACGTCCGGGCGTCGGTGTCGCTCTTCCAGCTCGGTAAGGGCAGGCCGACGTTCCCGAGCATCGTGTCCGGCACCGATCCGGCCGGCGCACCGATCGGCTGGGGCGCGCTCGGCGCGTTGAGCGCGGCACCGGGCAAGCGGGACCAGCTCTACAGCGTCACCGACTCGGCGTACACCCAGACCCGCATCCTCACCATCGACGCGAAGCGGACGCCCGCCGTGATCACCGGCGCGCTGCCGGTGAAGGACGCGGCCGGAGCACCCGTCGGGTACGACGCGGAGGGTCTCTTCGCCCGCCCGCAGGGTGGCTTCTGGCTCGCCGTCGAGGGTGCCAAGGGCGCGGAGAACAAGCTGGTCCGGCTCGACGAGGCCGGGGTGACCCGGCAGACCGTCGCGCTGCCCGCCGAGGTCGCCGCCGGTCTCGGTAAGCAGGGTCTGGAGGGCGTCACCGCGACCACCGACCGGCAGGGCCGGGAGATCGTCTGGGTGGCCGTGCAGCGGGAGCTGGGCACCGACCCGGCCGGCGTCGTCCGGCTCGGCCGGTACGACGTCACGGCGGGCACCTGGAGCTGGTTCGGTTACCAGCTCGAGGCGACCACCGTGCCCGGCGACTGGATGGGCCTCTCCGAGATCACCGTGGTCGGCGACCGGTTGGCGGTCGTCGAGCGGGACAAGCTGAACGGCCCGGCCGCCACGGTCAAGCGGATCTACACGGTGCCGCTGCCGGGTGCGGCGGCGACCGGCCCGCTGACGGTGTTGCCGAAGACGCTCGCCGTCGACGTGTTGCCCGCGCTGCGTGCCACCAACGGCTGGACCCAGGAGAAGCTTGAGGGTCTGACCGTGGCCGGCAACGGCGAGGTGTACGCGATCACCGACAACGACGCGGTGCAGGACGCGACCGGCGAGACGGTGCTGCTGCGTCTCGGCGACAGCCGAAAGGTCTTCGGACACCGCTGA
- a CDS encoding SigE family RNA polymerase sigma factor, which translates to MTDQQKPLSAADRSYVAFVEVAWQRHIRLAMLLSGDRWRAEELLQDSLVKVYERWRRLSRLGDPHAYLRRALVNNHTSAWRRRRRESLFADVPDRAAAADGVGPDAVVLRRALMSLPAKQRAVVVLRHYEDLSEREVAQVLGCSLGTVKSQNARALGKLRHLLEESFDLVSR; encoded by the coding sequence GTGACCGACCAACAGAAACCACTGTCCGCGGCGGACCGGTCCTACGTCGCGTTCGTCGAGGTGGCGTGGCAGCGACATATCCGGCTGGCCATGCTGCTCAGCGGCGACCGGTGGCGGGCCGAGGAGTTGCTCCAGGACAGCCTGGTCAAGGTCTACGAGCGGTGGCGGCGGCTGTCCCGGCTCGGCGACCCGCACGCCTACCTGCGCCGGGCCCTGGTCAACAACCACACGTCGGCGTGGCGGCGGCGTCGCCGGGAGAGCCTCTTCGCGGACGTCCCCGACAGGGCCGCCGCGGCCGACGGCGTCGGCCCGGACGCGGTGGTCCTGCGCCGGGCGCTCATGTCGCTGCCGGCCAAGCAGCGAGCGGTGGTGGTGCTCCGCCACTACGAGGACCTGAGCGAGCGCGAGGTCGCCCAGGTGCTGGGTTGCTCGCTGGGCACCGTCAAGAGCCAGAACGCCCGGGCGCTGGGCAAACTGCGCCACCTCCTTGAGGAATCCTTCGACTTGGTAAGCAGGTGA
- the ligD gene encoding non-homologous end-joining DNA ligase, with protein sequence MPAERLRVDVEGRPLELSNLDKVLYPAAGFTKGEVIDYYTRISPVLLPHLRDRPVTRIRFPNGVDDKSFFEKNTPAATPDWVRVENLPAPGSTKGRETLDYVVADDLPTLVWLANLAALELHTPQWKVGEHPDMMVVDLDPGPPAGLAECCPVAVLMRDRLADDGIESYPKTSGKKGMQLCCPIAGTQSSDLVSDYARRIAQELEKAHPKLIVSKMAKNLRPGKVFIDWSQNNAAKTTVAPYSLRAQSVPSVSTPLTWDEVEAGARGRRPAVRQFTAAEVLARVEEYDDLLAPLLDGGPELPSA encoded by the coding sequence ATGCCGGCTGAGCGGCTACGGGTGGACGTCGAGGGCCGCCCGCTGGAGCTGTCCAACCTGGACAAGGTGCTCTACCCGGCGGCGGGTTTCACCAAGGGCGAGGTGATCGACTACTACACCCGGATCTCGCCGGTGCTGCTGCCGCACCTGCGGGACCGGCCGGTGACCCGGATCCGCTTCCCCAACGGGGTGGACGACAAGTCGTTCTTCGAGAAGAACACGCCGGCCGCGACCCCGGACTGGGTGCGCGTGGAGAACCTGCCCGCGCCCGGGTCGACGAAGGGCCGGGAAACCCTCGACTACGTGGTCGCCGACGACCTGCCCACGCTGGTGTGGTTGGCCAACCTGGCCGCGTTGGAGCTGCACACGCCCCAGTGGAAGGTGGGCGAACACCCGGACATGATGGTCGTCGACCTGGACCCGGGGCCGCCGGCCGGGCTCGCCGAGTGCTGCCCGGTGGCGGTGCTGATGCGGGACCGGCTCGCCGACGACGGGATCGAGTCGTACCCGAAGACCTCCGGCAAGAAGGGCATGCAGCTCTGCTGCCCGATCGCCGGCACCCAGTCGTCCGATCTGGTCTCCGACTACGCCCGACGGATCGCCCAGGAGTTGGAGAAGGCCCACCCGAAGCTGATCGTGTCGAAGATGGCGAAGAACCTCCGCCCGGGCAAGGTCTTCATCGACTGGAGCCAGAACAACGCGGCGAAGACGACGGTGGCGCCGTACTCGCTGCGGGCCCAGTCGGTGCCGTCGGTGTCGACGCCGCTGACCTGGGACGAGGTCGAGGCCGGCGCCCGCGGCCGGAGGCCTGCCGTCCGCCAGTTCACCGCCGCCGAGGTCCTGGCCCGGGTCGAGGAGTACGACGACCTGCTCGCGCCCCTGCTCGACGGCGGCCCGGAACTGCCCTCGGCCTGA
- the ligD gene encoding non-homologous end-joining DNA ligase, whose product MPGAPLKPMLAMTGPLPAGDGWAYEFKWDGVRALADISGGAQHLYARSGVEITAAYPELASLPEQVDDALLDGEVVLLGEGGQPSFTALAERMHVRDRNKAARLAAVTPVTYMIFDLLRLDGDDLTGWSYERRREALDGLGLGSARWAVPPMFADGPATYEAAGEHGLEGVMAKRLGAAYRPGVRSPDWVKVKLEVTGDFVVGGWRPGARRIGGLLVGVPGPDGRLIYRGRVGGGIGAAIERQLLAALEPLRSGASPFAPGVPREDARGAIWVEPRVVVEVKYGQRTPDGRLRFPRVLRLRPDKPPEEVDDAG is encoded by the coding sequence GTGCCCGGCGCGCCGCTCAAGCCGATGCTCGCGATGACCGGGCCGCTCCCGGCGGGTGACGGCTGGGCGTACGAGTTCAAGTGGGACGGGGTCCGCGCGCTCGCCGACATCTCAGGCGGTGCTCAGCACCTGTATGCCCGTTCCGGCGTGGAGATCACCGCCGCGTACCCGGAGCTGGCCTCGCTGCCCGAGCAGGTCGACGACGCGCTGCTCGACGGCGAGGTGGTGCTGCTCGGCGAGGGCGGGCAGCCGTCGTTCACCGCGCTGGCCGAGCGGATGCACGTGCGGGACCGCAACAAGGCCGCCCGGCTGGCGGCGGTCACGCCGGTGACGTACATGATCTTCGACCTGCTGCGGCTCGACGGCGACGACCTGACCGGCTGGTCGTACGAGCGCCGCCGGGAGGCCCTGGACGGGCTGGGGCTGGGGAGCGCCCGCTGGGCGGTGCCGCCGATGTTCGCCGACGGGCCGGCCACCTACGAGGCGGCCGGCGAGCACGGCCTGGAGGGCGTGATGGCCAAGCGGCTCGGTGCCGCCTACCGCCCGGGGGTGCGCTCACCGGACTGGGTGAAGGTCAAGCTGGAGGTGACCGGTGACTTCGTCGTCGGTGGCTGGCGACCGGGCGCTCGCCGGATCGGCGGGCTGCTGGTCGGGGTGCCCGGCCCGGACGGCAGGTTGATCTACCGAGGTCGGGTCGGCGGCGGGATCGGCGCGGCCATCGAGCGTCAGCTCCTCGCCGCGTTGGAGCCGCTGCGGTCCGGCGCGTCACCGTTCGCGCCCGGCGTGCCGCGCGAGGATGCCCGGGGAGCCATCTGGGTAGAACCCCGGGTGGTGGTGGAGGTGAAGTACGGCCAACGCACCCCCGACGGTCGGCTGCGCTTCCCCCGGGTGCTGCGGTTGCGCCCGGACAAACCTCCGGAGGAGGTCGACGATGCCGGCTGA
- the ku gene encoding non-homologous end joining protein Ku produces MRAIWKGAVSFGLVSIGVKLYSATEEKDIRFHQVHREDGGRIRYKRTCSVCGEEVTYDDIAKGYDIGGGEMVILTDEDFADLPLTSSRAIDVLEFVPAEQVDPILYNKAYFLEPEGAATKPYVLLRDALIDSERVAIVKVALRQREQLATLRVREGVLLLNTMLWPDEIRTPDFGFLDEDLTVRPPELAMASSLIDSMTGEFEPDVFTDDYRAALQEVIDAKVEGREVVQPEEVEEAPAAAVDLMAALKASVERAKAARGEQPARGGGGGGEPTPISSARSAQKAAEKKAAKAPAKKTTAKKAAEPAKKTAAKKTPAKKTEAAKKTAARKTTPRKSA; encoded by the coding sequence ATGCGTGCCATCTGGAAGGGAGCCGTGTCGTTCGGGCTCGTCTCGATCGGGGTGAAGCTCTACTCCGCGACCGAGGAGAAGGACATCCGGTTCCACCAGGTGCACCGCGAGGACGGCGGGCGGATCCGCTACAAGCGCACCTGCTCGGTCTGCGGCGAGGAGGTCACCTACGACGACATCGCCAAGGGCTACGACATCGGCGGCGGCGAGATGGTGATCCTCACCGACGAGGACTTCGCCGACCTGCCGCTGACCAGTTCCCGGGCGATCGACGTGCTGGAGTTCGTGCCGGCCGAGCAGGTCGACCCGATCCTCTACAACAAGGCGTACTTCCTGGAGCCGGAGGGCGCGGCGACCAAGCCGTACGTGCTGCTGCGCGACGCGCTGATCGACTCGGAGCGGGTGGCCATCGTCAAGGTGGCGCTGCGCCAGCGGGAGCAGTTGGCCACGCTGCGGGTCCGTGAGGGTGTGCTGCTGCTCAACACGATGCTCTGGCCGGACGAGATCCGTACCCCCGACTTCGGTTTCCTCGACGAGGATCTCACGGTGCGTCCGCCGGAGCTGGCGATGGCCAGCTCCCTGATCGACTCGATGACCGGCGAGTTCGAGCCGGACGTCTTCACCGACGACTACCGGGCCGCGTTGCAGGAGGTCATCGACGCCAAGGTGGAGGGTCGCGAGGTCGTCCAGCCGGAGGAGGTCGAGGAGGCGCCGGCCGCCGCAGTGGACCTGATGGCCGCGTTGAAGGCGTCGGTGGAGCGCGCCAAGGCGGCTCGCGGTGAGCAACCCGCCCGTGGTGGCGGTGGCGGCGGTGAGCCGACGCCCATCTCGTCGGCCCGGTCCGCCCAGAAGGCGGCCGAGAAGAAGGCCGCCAAGGCCCCCGCGAAGAAGACCACGGCGAAGAAAGCCGCCGAGCCGGCGAAGAAGACCGCCGCCAAGAAGACGCCCGCGAAGAAGACGGAGGCGGCGAAGAAGACGGCCGCCCGCAAGACCACCCCCCGCAAGAGCGCCTGA
- a CDS encoding DUF4241 domain-containing protein, which produces MPYTPDLDRLLTPGACFTDEHGGYLIEVHPVGEIVLPTGRVVGCDPLVCPEAEPFTVTVPPGRYPARAWVAVVLREDTEVDRRVAAFELVVSAEPTSRWEPAVAGDQDVAALGADDYFGYGVDAGAGTLADPTALGVLESWDYDRVEQVFIPDKLPSSPVPGLITAVLDEASGANVVTVATGWGDGCYGTWIGRTADGRVTSFVTDFMVVPE; this is translated from the coding sequence ATGCCGTACACCCCTGATCTGGACCGGTTGTTGACGCCCGGAGCCTGCTTCACCGACGAGCACGGCGGATACCTGATCGAGGTGCACCCGGTTGGTGAGATCGTGCTGCCGACCGGTCGGGTGGTCGGGTGCGACCCGCTGGTGTGCCCGGAGGCCGAGCCGTTCACGGTGACCGTGCCGCCGGGGCGGTACCCCGCCCGTGCCTGGGTGGCGGTGGTGCTCCGCGAGGACACCGAGGTGGACCGGCGGGTGGCCGCGTTCGAGCTGGTCGTCTCGGCCGAGCCGACCAGTCGGTGGGAGCCGGCCGTCGCGGGCGACCAGGACGTCGCCGCCCTCGGCGCTGACGACTATTTCGGGTACGGGGTGGACGCCGGTGCCGGCACCCTCGCCGACCCGACGGCGCTCGGTGTCCTGGAGAGCTGGGACTACGACCGGGTCGAGCAGGTCTTCATCCCCGACAAGCTGCCCTCGTCCCCGGTGCCGGGGCTGATCACCGCCGTGCTGGACGAGGCCAGTGGTGCCAACGTCGTCACGGTGGCCACCGGTTGGGGCGACGGTTGCTACGGCACCTGGATCGGCCGTACCGCCGACGGACGGGTCACCTCGTTCGTGACCGACTTCATGGTCGTCCCGGAATAA